In Trichocoleus desertorum NBK24, the following are encoded in one genomic region:
- a CDS encoding CHASE domain-containing protein, whose product MKLRFSWPPVRLRRTWTPSFVLGIALLLTTVATAYVASVTRAKDQLRFENAVQRTEDAIENRLNTYIALLRSTRGLFAANERLNQAQFRAYAQRLELQQQYPGIQGIGFSARVSAADKDAFIAELRQQGMANFVLRPDSQRAEYHAIIHLEPLDRRNQAAIGFDMFTEPVRRAAMEQARDTGLAAASGRVTLVQELDQNKQAGFLIYLPVYRNGVMPSAIAERRTALRGFVYSPFRADDLMAGIFGKERYPVIDFQLYDGLTSSPETLLHRSDYKQTQRNSSYRPHFTTARTIEIAGRPWYIVFNSRPELELASGRDLVPYVAVGGYLLSFVLFWVTRSQVQARSVAERSMAELHQSDQALRASEERFRTLIEQSSLSIQILAPDGRTLQVNQAWEKLWGLTLEQLDAYNILADQQLVEKGIMPYVQQGFAGTATSIPAVLYDLEATLPGLTRRKESQRWVRAFIYPVKDKHGNNREIVLMHEDITEQKQIETALRISESRFRRLFEADIIGLFFAKRDGAVSEANHAFLQMLGYTQEDLLAGKLRWDALTPAEYCYLDERAIQEDHLSGVCSPYEKEFIRKDGSRIPVLVGGARLENDPNVGLTFALDLTERKRAEDAIRFLAQASAVLASSLDYEITLTSVAQLVVPTLADWCGIDIIQPDGSVQQLVVAHVDPDKVKLGHKLRQEYPIDINAPTGLAKVLRTGHSELYPEITDAMLMQGAHDPRHLEMMREIGFQSLMIVPLVAREQTLGAIIFVAAESGRHYSEADLALAEDLARRAAIAVDNARLYAIAQQERTQAENANRTKDEFLATLSHELRTPLNAMLGWTQLLRSRQFDEAMVARALETVERNTRSLAALIEDILDVSRIITGKLRLKMRPVDLATVIAAAIETVRPGADAKAIHLQVELDPLTGPISGDHDRLQQIVWNLLANAIKFTPQGGRVEIRLQRVNSQAEIIVSDTGQGIGPEFLPHIWERFRQADSSTTRSYGGLGLGLAIVRHLVELHGGTVQAESPGLGQGSTFKVKLPLIIISSEATAANPISLNPSDRLAFQPHLDLQGVRVLVVDDEPDTRDFLAIALEQSGATVITAASATEALTTIQQQQLDVLVSDIGMPETDGYTLMDQVRSLPPNQGGHIPAAALTAYAREEDRTRALLCGFQLHVPKPVSPSELIAVVANLAGRKSSL is encoded by the coding sequence ATGAAATTGCGCTTCTCTTGGCCACCTGTGCGGCTGCGTCGTACTTGGACTCCCTCTTTCGTTCTAGGGATAGCATTGTTGCTAACGACGGTTGCGACTGCTTACGTGGCTTCTGTAACGCGAGCGAAGGACCAATTACGCTTTGAGAATGCGGTTCAACGGACTGAAGACGCAATTGAAAATCGCCTAAATACCTATATCGCCCTTCTCCGCTCTACTCGTGGTTTGTTTGCAGCAAATGAGCGCCTTAACCAAGCTCAATTTCGCGCTTATGCTCAACGCTTAGAGCTTCAACAGCAATACCCAGGTATTCAAGGCATTGGTTTTTCGGCACGGGTGAGCGCAGCCGACAAGGATGCTTTTATCGCTGAGCTACGCCAACAAGGAATGGCGAACTTTGTCTTACGACCTGATTCCCAGCGAGCTGAGTACCACGCCATTATTCACTTAGAGCCTCTAGATCGCCGCAATCAAGCTGCGATCGGGTTTGATATGTTTACAGAACCCGTGCGACGCGCAGCAATGGAGCAGGCTCGTGATACTGGACTTGCTGCCGCTTCTGGTCGAGTCACGCTGGTACAAGAACTAGATCAAAACAAGCAAGCGGGTTTTTTGATTTATCTACCTGTGTACCGCAATGGCGTGATGCCTAGCGCGATCGCAGAACGACGGACTGCACTGCGAGGCTTTGTGTATAGCCCGTTTCGAGCCGATGATTTGATGGCGGGTATTTTTGGCAAGGAAAGATACCCTGTCATTGATTTTCAACTCTATGACGGCCTAACTTCCAGCCCGGAAACTCTACTCCATCGCTCTGACTACAAGCAAACCCAGCGTAATTCATCTTATCGTCCTCATTTCACCACGGCTAGAACGATCGAAATTGCAGGTCGTCCTTGGTACATCGTGTTTAACTCACGGCCCGAATTGGAACTTGCATCTGGGCGAGACTTAGTGCCTTACGTTGCCGTTGGTGGGTATTTACTCAGCTTTGTGCTGTTTTGGGTGACGCGATCGCAAGTGCAAGCTCGATCTGTGGCGGAGCGATCGATGGCTGAGTTACATCAGTCAGATCAAGCCTTAAGAGCCAGTGAAGAGCGCTTCCGCACCCTGATCGAGCAATCGTCTTTGAGCATTCAAATTCTTGCTCCAGATGGTCGCACGCTTCAAGTGAACCAAGCTTGGGAGAAACTCTGGGGTCTCACGCTAGAGCAACTAGATGCCTATAACATTTTGGCGGATCAGCAATTGGTTGAAAAAGGCATCATGCCTTATGTCCAGCAAGGATTCGCTGGAACTGCCACTTCTATCCCGGCTGTCTTGTACGACCTAGAAGCAACCCTACCAGGTCTAACTAGACGCAAAGAAAGTCAGCGTTGGGTTAGAGCCTTTATCTACCCTGTTAAAGACAAGCATGGTAACAATCGAGAAATTGTGCTCATGCACGAAGATATTACCGAACAAAAACAAATAGAAACTGCTCTTAGAATTAGCGAAAGCCGCTTCAGGCGATTATTTGAGGCAGATATCATTGGTTTGTTCTTTGCGAAACGTGATGGTGCCGTTTCAGAAGCCAACCATGCCTTTCTGCAAATGCTGGGCTATACACAGGAAGACTTGCTAGCAGGCAAGCTCCGCTGGGATGCTTTGACCCCTGCTGAATATTGCTATCTAGATGAGCGAGCGATTCAAGAAGATCATCTGAGTGGGGTTTGTTCTCCTTACGAAAAAGAGTTTATTCGTAAAGATGGTAGCCGTATTCCTGTCTTAGTAGGAGGTGCCCGTCTCGAAAACGATCCGAATGTCGGTCTTACTTTTGCTTTAGATCTAACCGAGCGCAAGCGGGCAGAAGATGCTATCCGGTTTCTCGCCCAAGCGAGTGCTGTTCTGGCCTCCTCTCTTGATTACGAAATTACTTTAACCAGTGTGGCTCAACTGGTGGTGCCCACTTTGGCGGATTGGTGTGGGATAGATATTATTCAACCGGATGGTTCGGTGCAGCAATTGGTTGTGGCTCATGTAGACCCAGACAAGGTCAAGCTGGGCCATAAACTGCGTCAGGAATATCCGATAGATATCAATGCTCCGACTGGTCTAGCGAAGGTTTTACGCACAGGCCATTCCGAACTCTATCCAGAGATTACCGATGCGATGCTGATGCAGGGAGCCCACGATCCTCGGCATCTAGAGATGATGCGAGAAATTGGCTTTCAATCTCTCATGATTGTGCCTTTGGTAGCGCGTGAGCAGACCCTAGGAGCCATCATCTTTGTTGCGGCTGAGTCGGGTCGGCATTACAGCGAAGCAGATCTGGCCCTAGCAGAAGACCTGGCACGTCGGGCGGCGATCGCGGTGGATAATGCTCGCCTCTATGCGATCGCCCAACAAGAACGCACCCAAGCCGAAAATGCCAACCGCACCAAGGATGAATTCTTAGCCACCTTGTCCCATGAGCTGAGAACTCCCTTGAATGCCATGCTGGGTTGGACGCAACTGCTGCGATCGCGCCAGTTTGACGAAGCGATGGTGGCACGGGCTTTAGAAACGGTGGAACGTAACACCCGTTCGTTGGCAGCTTTGATCGAAGATATTTTGGATGTGTCTCGGATCATTACTGGCAAGCTGCGGCTGAAGATGCGTCCGGTGGATCTGGCGACGGTGATTGCGGCTGCGATTGAAACGGTTCGTCCTGGGGCTGATGCCAAAGCCATTCATTTGCAAGTCGAGCTTGATCCGCTGACTGGCCCTATTTCAGGCGATCACGATCGCTTGCAGCAAATTGTCTGGAATCTGCTTGCCAATGCCATTAAGTTCACCCCGCAAGGAGGACGAGTAGAAATTCGGCTCCAGCGTGTTAACTCCCAAGCTGAAATCATAGTCAGCGATACAGGGCAGGGGATTGGCCCTGAATTTTTGCCGCATATTTGGGAGCGCTTCCGGCAAGCAGACAGTTCCACGACTCGTTCTTATGGAGGCTTGGGTTTGGGACTGGCGATCGTGCGACATTTGGTGGAGCTGCATGGCGGTACGGTGCAAGCCGAAAGCCCTGGTTTAGGACAAGGAAGCACTTTTAAGGTCAAGTTGCCGCTGATAATAATTTCTTCAGAGGCTACGGCTGCAAACCCCATCTCGCTGAACCCTAGCGATCGCCTTGCTTTTCAGCCACATTTGGATCTGCAAGGGGTAAGAGTGTTGGTGGTGGATGACGAACCCGATACCCGCGATTTCTTAGCGATCGCCTTGGAGCAAAGTGGAGCTACAGTGATCACGGCGGCATCTGCCACAGAAGCTTTGACGACGATTCAGCAGCAGCAACTCGATGTTTTGGTCAGTGACATTGGGATGCCCGAAACGGATGGCTATACCCTGATGGATCAGGTGCGATCGCTACCACCAAACCAAGGAGGACACATTCCTGCGGCAGCATTGACCGCTTATGCCAGAGAAGAAGATCGAACGCGGGCTCTCTTATGCGGCTTTCAACTACATGTGCCTAAACCCGTCAGCCCATCGGAGTTGATTGCTGTGGTTGCCAACCTAGCAGGACGCAAAAGCAGCCTCTAG